A segment of the Chloroflexia bacterium SDU3-3 genome:
ACATCGCTCTCCTGGATCTCCGTGCCCTCGCGACGCAGGTACGTCAGGGCTTGGTCCATGTACCACGTGTTCCACAGCACGAGCACGTTCAGCACCAAACCCAGCGCATTCAGTTGATCCTCCTGCCCTTCCCGGTACCGCTGACGCAGCTCGCCTCGTCGTCCATAAAAGATTTCCCGTGCCAACCGATGGCGTTCCTCACCGCGATTCAGTTGGGTCAATACCCGCCGACGGTAGGTTGCATCGTCGATATAGGCCAACAGGAATTGTGTCTTGGCGATGCGCCCAAGCTCACCCATCGCTCGTGCGAGGGTCGAGGCATAGTGTCCCGCCTGGAGCGCGCGGATGAAGGTTGAGGCACGCACCGTTTTCAGCTTGAGCGATCCAGCTACACGCAGAAGGTCATCCCAGTGGGTGCGAATGAGGTGGGTCGAGACGGCGTTTTTGGAGACGCCGTTGATTTTGCCATAATCCGCCTGGCGGTCAATCCGCCAGAGGCGGGTCTCGCCGATATCGGCGAGGCGTGGACTGAATTGATAGCCCAACAGCCAGAACAAGCCAAAGATGACATCCGAATAGCCAGCCGTGTCCGTGATTAACTCCGTCGGGTGCAGGCTGGTTTGGTTTTCCAGCAGGCCGTCGAGGATGTAGGGCGAGTCTCGCAGGGTGCCCGGCACCACAATGCCGTGAAAGCCGGTGAATTGATCCGAGGTGAAGTTCAGGAAGGTGGCACCGTTCTCCGTACCGAAGTAGGGTGAGCTGGGGCCGGTGTTGACCGCCCGGATCGGGACAATGAAGCGCAGACCGTCGGCTGAGGCCACGGCACCACCACCCCATTGTTGTGCCAGTGGGATCGTGGTCTGGGCATCGACCAAGCGGGCATTTGCATGGCTCAGGGTCTCGGCCCGGATACAGCTGAACTGGACCCACTCCAGCCGTCGGCGGGTCAGGGCAGGAATATCCGGGCGGATCAATGGTTCGATCCCGATGTTACAGGCACTGGCAAGCAGCACCGCACAGATGCTGATGGGGAGGTCGGCCATTCGTGGATTGCTGCTCCCCAGGGGCGTGAATTCGTCAGCAAAGCCTGTACGGGCATGAATCTCAAGCAGGGCCTCAGCGAGGTCTACCCGTGGCATTAATGCCGCAACCCGTTCTCGTAGCTGCACGAGGCGCTGCGGCTCTTCCAATTTGTCGAGCCGATCAACCTTGAGCCGTTCCTTTTTCTGATGGGTCTCTACGTGCACCGCAGCATTAGTGGAGAGATGGTCAGCCACACGTCGGAAGGCCGCATCGAGATCAGCAGACAATTGGCTCAGGGCCACATCAGCAACGGGCTGGTGCCCCAAAATGCGACAGACGTGCGGGCGTTGGGCAATCCACTCATTCCCTTGGAGCAGGCGGGTACGCAGGTCGCCCCAGTCGTTGCTCGGGGTGACGAAGATGTCATGGCGGCGGAGCTTGACCTGGAGTTGTTCCAGCAGGCACAAGGTGTAGGCGGCCCGGTCCAGTTCGCGACGTGGGAGTTGCACGAACTTCTTCCAGGGGCGTGGGATCATGTCGCGTGGAGCCTGACGCATATCCGGGTTGCGCTCGTCCTCAATACCGCGTAGGAAGTCGAGCGCTTCCAGCACATCTTCCCCAGCCGGTGTGGCCTTGAAGTTGGCCACGCGCAGCAAGGTCGGAAAGAAACGCCGGATCATGGTGTAGCGTTCGATCAGTTCGGGCTGGATGTTGACCTCTGGTGGACGAGCCAGCCCTTCAACGCGCTCGATTGCGGCCGCTATTGCTGCTTCGGAGATATCCGCATAGATGGCGGCGCGCACCGCGACATCTTCGTGCGTGGGATCGATCAGACGACGGCAGACCGTGCTGAGTTGGAGTGCCGCAGCGTCCAAGTCTTTGAGGGTGCGCAGCCGCTTTTGCTGCGCGGTGAACTTGGCTTTACGGATTAGCTCCGTGATGACGGCATCAAGCATGGTGTAGGCATCGTCGTTGGCGATCATCTCCATCGCACGAATGAAGGCAATGAGGGTCGCCATCTGGCGCTCAGGTGGCATGCGCTGGAATGCCGCAGCGCTGCTGAGCACGGCGTAGCGAGAGAGGGCTTC
Coding sequences within it:
- a CDS encoding Tn3 family transposase → MPVSFLSDDQAARYGRYAGDPSPAQLARYFFLDPNDLGLIERRRGDHNRLGFAIQLGTVRFLGTFLTDPIAVPIVVVQHLAQQLGMTDLSVLPRYLERVPTRYDHAREIQEVYGYRAFTDQPEHFHLVRWLYTRAWLSDERPSILFDLTTARLIERKILLPGVSVLTRLIAQVRDRVSIRLWRVLGRNVTVDQQIALQALLSVPPNARMTQLEQLRRKAVGTSSTSMLRALKRVEQVRTFMVGPIDVSAIPPARLEALSRYAVLSSAAAFQRMPPERQMATLIAFIRAMEMIANDDAYTMLDAVITELIRKAKFTAQQKRLRTLKDLDAAALQLSTVCRRLIDPTHEDVAVRAAIYADISEAAIAAAIERVEGLARPPEVNIQPELIERYTMIRRFFPTLLRVANFKATPAGEDVLEALDFLRGIEDERNPDMRQAPRDMIPRPWKKFVQLPRRELDRAAYTLCLLEQLQVKLRRHDIFVTPSNDWGDLRTRLLQGNEWIAQRPHVCRILGHQPVADVALSQLSADLDAAFRRVADHLSTNAAVHVETHQKKERLKVDRLDKLEEPQRLVQLRERVAALMPRVDLAEALLEIHARTGFADEFTPLGSSNPRMADLPISICAVLLASACNIGIEPLIRPDIPALTRRRLEWVQFSCIRAETLSHANARLVDAQTTIPLAQQWGGGAVASADGLRFIVPIRAVNTGPSSPYFGTENGATFLNFTSDQFTGFHGIVVPGTLRDSPYILDGLLENQTSLHPTELITDTAGYSDVIFGLFWLLGYQFSPRLADIGETRLWRIDRQADYGKINGVSKNAVSTHLIRTHWDDLLRVAGSLKLKTVRASTFIRALQAGHYASTLARAMGELGRIAKTQFLLAYIDDATYRRRVLTQLNRGEERHRLAREIFYGRRGELRQRYREGQEDQLNALGLVLNVLVLWNTWYMDQALTYLRREGTEIQESDVVRLWPLTSAHFNMIGRYSFALPDIVSQGSFRPLTQTVEPTETV